A DNA window from Mastomys coucha isolate ucsf_1 unplaced genomic scaffold, UCSF_Mcou_1 pScaffold21, whole genome shotgun sequence contains the following coding sequences:
- the Sf1 gene encoding splicing factor 1 isoform X3, with translation MEQKTVIPGMPTVIPPGLTREQERAYIVQLQIEDLTRKLRTGDLGIPPNPEDRSPSPEPIYNSEGKRLNTREFRTRKKLEEERHTLITEMVALNPDFKPPADYKPPATRVSDKVMIPQDEYPEINFVGLLIGPRGNTLKNIEKECNAKIMIRGKGSVKEGKVGRKDGQMLPGEDEPLHALVTANTMENVKKAVEQIRNILKQGIETPEDQNDLRKMQLRELARLNGTLREDDNRILRPWQSSETRSITNTTVCTKCGGAGHIASDCKFQRPGDPQSAQDKARMDKEYLSLMAELGEAPVPASVGSTSGPATTPLASAPRPAAPASNPPPPSLMSTTQSRPPWMNSGPSENRPYHGMHGGGPGGPGGGPHSFPHPLPSLTGGHGGHPMQHNPNGPPPPWMQPPPPPMNQGPHPPGHHGPPPMDQYLGSTPVGSGVYRLHQGKGMMPPPPMGMMPPPPPPPSGQPPPPPSGPLPPWQQQQQQPPPPPPPSSSMASSTPLPWQQNTTTTTTSAGTGSIPPWQQQQAAAAASPGTPQMQGNPTMVPLPPGVQPPLPPGAPPPPPPPPPGSAGMMYAPPPPPPPPMDPSNFVTMMGMGVAGMPPFGMPPAPPPPPPQN, from the exons ATGGAACAGAAGACAGTGATTCCAGGCATGCCTACAGTCATCCCCCCTGGCCTGACTCGGGAACAAGAAAGAGCTTATATAG TGCAACTACAGATAGAAGACCTGACTCGTAAACTGCGCACAGGAGACCTGGGCATCCCCCCTAACCCTGAGGACAG GTCCCCTTCCCCTGAACCAATCTACAACAGCGAGGGGAAGCGGCTTAACACTCGAGAGTTCCGTACCCGCAAAAAGCTTGAAGAGGAGCGGCACACCCTCATTACGGAGATGGTTGCTCTCAACCCAGACTTTAAACCACCTGCAGATTACAA gCCTCCAGCAACACGTGTGAGTGATAAAGTAATGATTCCCCAAGACGAATATCCAGAAATCAATTTTGTGGGGCTCCTAATTGGGCCGAG AGGGAACACCCTGAAGAACATTGAGAAGGAATGCAACGCCAAGATCATGATACGGGGGAAAGGATCAGTGAAAGAAGGGAAAGTTGGACGTAAAGATGGACAGATGCTGCCAGGGGAAGATGAGCCTCTTCATGCTCTAGTCACTGCCAATACAATGGAGAATGTCAAAAAGGCAGTAGAACAG ATCAGAAACATCCTGAAGCAGGGTATTGAGACCCCAGAGGACCAGAATGACCTACGGAAAATGCAGCTTCGAGAGTTGGCTCGCTTGAATGGCACTCTACGGGAAGATGATAATAG GATCTTAAGACCCTGGCAGAGCTCCGAGACACGCAGCATTACCAATACTACTGTGTGTACCAAGTGTGGAGGGGCTGGTCACATTGCTTCTGATTGCAAATTTCAGAG GCCTGGTGACCCTCAATCAGCTCAGGATAAAGCACGGATGGATAAAGAATATTTGTCCCTTATGGCTGAGCTAGGGGAAGCTCCTGTCCCTGCATCTGTAGGCTCCACCTCAGGGCCTGCCACCACACCTCTGGCCAGCGCACCAAGACCTGCTGCTCCTGCCAGCAACCCACCACCACCG TCTCTCATGTCTACAACTCAGAGTCGGCCACCCTGGATGAATTCTGGTCCTTCAGAGAATCGGCCCTACCATGGCATGCATGGAGGTGGTCCTGGTGGGCCTGGAGGTGGCCCCCACAGCTTCCCACACCCATTACCCAGCCTGAcaggtgggcatggtggccaTCCCATGCAGCACAACCCAAATGGACCACCACCACCTTGGatgcagccaccaccaccaccaatgaaCCAGGGCCCCCACCCACCTGGGCACCATGGCCCTCCTCCAATGG ATCAGTACCTGGGAAGTACGCCTGTGGGCTCTGGGGTCTATCGCCTGCATCAAGGAAAAG GTATGATGCCGCCGCCGCCTATGGGCATGATGCCGCCGCCTCCGCCACCTCCCAGTGGGCAGCCCCCGCCTCCTCCCTCTGGTCCTCTTCCtccatggcagcagcagcagcagcagcctccacCACCCCCTCCGCCCAGCAGCAGTATGGCTTCCAGCACCCCCTTGCCATGGCAGCAAA ATACGACGACTACCACCACGAGCGCTGGCACAGGGTCCATCCCGCCATGGCAACAGCAGCAGGCGGCTGCCGCAGCTTCTCCAGGAACCCCTCAGATGCAAGGCAACCCCACTATGGTGCCCCTGCCCCCCGGGGTCCAGCCGCCTCTGCCGCCCGGGGCCCCTCCCCCTCCGCCGCCTCCGCCACCTGGTTCCGCCGGCATGATGtatgccccaccccctcctcctccgcCTCCCATGGACCCTTCTAACTTTGTCACCATGATGGGCATGGGGGTGGCGGGCATGCCGCCCTTCGGGATGCCTCCAGCTCCCCCACCGCCTCCACCACAGAACTag